From the genome of Vanessa atalanta chromosome 30, ilVanAtal1.2, whole genome shotgun sequence, one region includes:
- the LOC125075224 gene encoding calmodulin-like protein 4, with translation MARYFKEQDIDEFRECFYLFARSGQITSLDELTVVMRSLGMSPTIQELTGYLKGKGGKMSFADFLEVMHIHSRAENLPHEVVNAFKAGDNDKRGVIPSKQLRNLLQNWGEGLSSREVDNIFREANVSNNGIVRYEDFVKIACAPVPDYY, from the exons atg GCACGTTATTTCAAAGAACAAGACATCGATG aattccGGGAATGCTTCTATCTCTTTGCGAGATCCGGTCAAATCACTTCTTTGGACGAGCTGACTGTTGTAATGAGGTCTTTAGGCATGAGTCCAACTATACAGGAACTAACTG gttacTTAAAAGGCAAAGGTGGCAAAATGTCGTTTGCAGATTTTCTGGAGGTGATGCATATACATTCCAGAGCAGAGAACCTACCGCATGAA GTTGTTAACGCGTTTAAAGCCGGTGACAATGACAAGAGGGGTGTTATCCCATCGAAGCAGCTGCGTAACTTGTTGCAGAACTGGGGCGAAGGCCTATCGTCGAGAGAG gtGGACAATATATTCCGTGAAGCGAACGTCTCCAACAACGGTATTGTTCGTTACGAAGACTTCGTGAAGATAGCCTGCGCACCCGTGCCAGACTATtactga